atatttggattaaaaaaaatataaaaatgtaaggaAGCAACGATGAAAAAGAATACTGTTCACTCACAGAGAGGTGGTGTTTGCGTGGGGCACATAGAAGGAGCTTCTGAAACTACTAGCAATGTTTATTTCTTGAACTTGGTACAGGTTACAAAATGTTCAATTTCTAATCATTCCTTAAATCatacatttgctttgtttttctgtatttgtggCTTTTTgtacaatgattttttaaaaatatcagtaataAAATACTTTTGAGTCCCTACTGAAAGTCAGCCTTTACTAGGTGTTGATATGCAAACATGAACACATTTCCTACAGCTGGATAACAATTACATTAGATTGTGTTAAGAATGGGCACACCAGGGGGTGCTCTGGGAGCACACAGGAGGGACTCCTGATCCCTATATGGGGCTCAAAGCAGCCTTCTTCAAAGACATGAACTCTCAGTTGAGGTCAGAAGAATGAGTACATATTAGCTTGGTGGAGAGCTGGAggagagaaacaagaaaattccTACAAGGAGTGGAAATGATACATGGGACCAGCTaaacatgagagagaaagataatgattttaaggaactgaaagaaatgaagtcttcaTGAAAAATAACACACAATGGGAGGAAGGGGTGTTGGGAAAGGAGCTGGGACAAGATTCTCTATTGCCTGTTAATTCGTAGTAAGATGCTAATTTGACTTTGATAGAGAAAACCAATATGTTTTAAACACAGCAGTGATCTCAGATTTGCATCTTAGAAAAATCATTTTCACTACAGCATGGACCATGGCATTGGGACAAGTTCTTGTCTGTGGTGATGGAGGTAAGAGATAGTGGAGGCAGGGAGACTAACTTGTTAGAAAGACTATTGCATTAGTACAGGTGAGAGATGACATTTGGAGGATACCTGGTTTGTGGGGATGGAGAAAAGTACATTTATAGGACCTCAATTATAGTACTTGGTCATTGCTTGGACATGGGgaatgaagaagaggaaggagtcaAAGGTAACTTCATATTTCTGTCATTGAGTTAAAGTTAATGTTAATTTATTGAGAGAGTATCATATAGATCATGGGTCAAGGAAGGAATTTTGGTAGAGAGAAGATAATGGGGCATGTTGAATTTGGTATTCTTATGAGAAATGTAGTTGGAGATAAATATTAGTAATTAGGAGATAAGCATCTGATAGAGGACAGTACTGGGCGACCCATACAGATTTCAGAGTTAATCCACATGGATGATGATTAAAGTCATGGGAGGGGATGCAATAACCCATATTTTGATAAAGAATATTGACAGTGAGAAGAATAAATGGTCATAACAGAATTCTAAGAAACTCTGTTATGGTATTTCAATAATGGACAGAGAAAGAGTCACCCACataggagtctgagaaggaacaCCCAGGAGGTAGGAAGAAACCATTATACTCTGGTGTGATGGAAACCAAGAAAAAACATGTTTCAGTAAGGAGTGTTTGACATTGTCAGTTAAAGCCAGGAAAGATATAGCCTGATACACATTAGATTTATCAAAATAATGACAATTTCAGCATCTCAGGTTCTAGCCACACCAAATGCCACATTCACTAAAATTCATTTGTAACTGTGTTGATATGGTGCTTCTGTGGCACCAGAGTGTTGGGGGAGAGTGTTGGGGGAGAGTCAGGTATTTAACCTGACATTGATAATactctaaattattattattagtttttactTAGATGGAACATTCAGACCGAGGTAAACTCCAGCACACCACCTGAATGTGTATACACAGTTTAATGGGAATACAGTTGGGCCTGTTAGTTTACAGCCACACTTGTTTGTTTAGTTATCTGTGAAAGTTGTGTAGCAACAGAACTAGTATGGCCTATACAGTAAAAGATATTTACTgcctggccctttatagaaaaagcttGCTGACTCCtgatttaaaatctagtttttaggggtgccaggctggctccATCTGTGGAGCATGctaattcttgatctcagggtcttgagttcaagtcccacattgggcttacTTAAAATAACTAAAGTTTAGTCTAAACTTTAGACTAAACTAGTAACTTAAAAATCCTGATCTGCACagcatttcttgatttttcttatcTACGTGATCTCCAGGTTTGGACAAAAGGGACCCTTCTGGATTTAATCAGGAAAGCAAAATTTCAATAGGAAAAAGTCATGGCTATTCTGAAAACACATAACAGAACCTGGCCACACTCCCCTTTATAGTTGTTTTAATGAATGACAAGATCTAGACACATGTGTATCTTCTAGATACATGTGTACATTGCAGATTCCTCCAAGATTTGTGCCCCAGACTACACATTTTACCTCAGCTGACTCTTGCAGTGGTGGCATCGGAAGCAGGACTTATGGAAACTCTGCTTGTCTGCTACTAGGCACTCCATTGGATAAACAGTCTTTTGACAGAGTATACATATTTCCTTGTCTTGGAGTAGcagcttctaaaaataaaaatttgccaaAGTTTACATGATACTATTTTCACTCACAttgcaaaaccaaaacaaaatcacagcacATCGACTGGCCATGCAGTTAGAGTCAAACCTCAAGACGGTTGTCCTCTTCTCGGGACATAGGCCAATTATCAGATTTGGGGTTTCAGCACAATCAACAaccaaagttttcattttttaaagcattctggAGAGATTTTTCTACAGTACCTACACATCTTTTAAAGCTGAggatattgtatttatttaaatacttccTCGATGACTTAGTGTTGGCTCTGTGACATCATTTCTGAACTTAAATACATGAGACTCGTGAATACACTGAGATGCTCCAGGTCATTTCCCCCCAGTCTAAATGGCTTTCCATTTTAGGGCGCTTTGGATTCTCATGCTTGCCTTTTACATTTTTCCTACTTCTTCCCTTGATCTGTGGCCCCAGGCTGCTATGCTCAGGTGAAAACTGGCTCCTGGGACTCACAGTGGTTCTATCTATAATCAAGTTTAGACAGTGGTTCCAAACGGACACAGAACTTTTACTTTAGTATTGTTTTGATCCTCACCACAATTCCATGAAACTAATGAACAAGATTTCATATTAGTTATATATAAGAGCATATATGCTCAgggttctttttataaataagaatgtCCTTTAGGGCTTTGATGCTTGATTTGAGCTACTAAGTGATCTCCTGGTTCCATTAGGAcacatatttctatatttaacaccaggtgtttttgtttttgttttgtattttctatatgcTTTTAGCCATCTTAACATAAACTGAGCATTTGAAATTAGACAGCTTTGCTTGATTATGCCAGAAGCAAACACATTGTGAAATCATATTAATCTGATAAACTAGACACATATGTTGCAAATATGATAGAGGCAAGATTATTAGAttcagcaatttttatttttgagcttGATACTTCCTTCAATCTGTTTAGAAGAATGGACTACCCTAAAGGTGCACATTAATTATGTCAAATCCTTTTATTGTAAAGCCTCATTAAGTATAAAAAGTggggaaatataaagaaataaactgttCTCTGATGTTCAAAAAATACTAAGCTCATGTGTTTTGAATCTCCCTCCTtctaaatgtatagtcaaaatttttttaatgtattgtccATATTCATCTGTGAATGAGGCCAACTGAGCTATCAATTGGAATTTAAGACAgttgaaatgaaattatttatagaaaaaaaacctAGCAGCCTTAGAGAATGCTAACTCCATACgacttaaaaacaataattaaatatacaaaaaatctAATTCCATACCTATACTTTTGTCAAAGATAGCAatcaataaaaatcattaaagcaCCTATGGAGGGTGTAAATTGTTTGTGGGACTATTACCAGGCTGTATTGAATTCAAACACAAACACCACTTAAGTCTGGTAGTTAAATTATGTCAATAGTAGGTCAATAGATGTTATTAAATATTGTCTTAAGTGGATAAAACattaacttttaataaaaatattaatgtgctATGGGTGTACCATTATTAAATATACAGTTAGATACAATTATTAATGCTATTACAATAACAATTATTATATCTGCTGCTTTATCCAATGTCTTATTTAACTTGACAAATCCAGATCTCACTAATCTATGTAATAGCGTTTGTTATTCTCACACAGTGCAGATGAATCCTGTATTAGGTGCTTTTGTAAAAAGCAAGCAGTCAGAGCAAGCATTGTGAAGAGAAGGCTGTAACAGCCAGGGAACGCTGTTAGTTTTCGGTTATTTCCCAACACCCTTTGAACAGCAGATCACCCCAGCTAGGGACCAGGTGCCTTTAAATGGGTTAGTCTTCACACTCCACCAGCTGGTTTACCGCTTATGAATGCAGATTCCTCTTGGAAGGTGGTTCTCATCTCAGTGGCAGAAGCATCTGAGGTTTCAAACCCCAGACTTTGAAACACGCTTTCACTCTCCTGCCATGCCTTCTGAAAGTTCCTCCTGAGCTCTTTAGGTGAATCAGAAATATCTAAACTATGGCCAGCGATGACATCTTCGTAGGTCGGCGGGGCATGTTTGAAGTCAAAGCCGGATTTGCCAGCCTCTGAGCCATGTGACGAAGACACCGTGGTCATCGTCGACCCCACGACGCGATCCTCAAACGCATCCACCCCCGAGAAACATTCACTGACCGACCTCGTTTCGGAGCGGACGCTGGGATGCCTCACGGGAATGCTTTCTTGCAGCTCTCCAGCACGATTGCAAGAAAAGCCCGTAAAACTCGAGTTTTCTACAGACGTCGATCCATATTCCTCCTTACAGAACGAGCGACTTTCTTGCTTAATGCTGTGGTCGGCCTCTCCGTTTGTATAAACTCTCCTGGTCGACTTCGCTTCGAACACCGGGCCAGCCTCGAACTCGCGGAACCACCTGTCTATTTCCTTCTCGCGGTCGCTCAGGAAACTGTCCGCCAGGCCGACCGCGCGGCTGGCGGCGTCGAGCCTCTGCGCATGCTCGGCGCGCCGCGGCCCCTGCACCGTGCGGACGATTTCCACCGAGTCGAAGCTCTCCGCGTCCGGCAGGCGGCGCGGCGCCGAGCTCCCGGCGTCGTGGTGAACGTAGGTCGCCATCTTCTCGACTTGCCTGATTTCCTCTTGAGCTTCCCGGGAGCCTCGGAAGGACCCGCCGTCGACAGGGTTTACACTAATAGGGATGGTGATCGTGGGGGGAGAGTCCCTACCACGAGTGTCTATCTTAATTTGACGCCGAAGTGTTGCAGGAGACGTGATGATCTCAGATCTTCTCTCCACTAGGGGAACCGGGGTCCCTGAAGGACACGGGGCGGCCCCTCTGGCTAGCTTGGCGGTGGTGTCCTTGAGTCTGACGAGCTGCTCGGAGCGGCTCCTGGGTGGAGAAGGGGACGCTTTTGCAGGGCCAGCTCCGGATGTTTGTGGCGCAGGGCTTCTCGGGGAAGCCGGCACAAAACCATCTTTTCTCGGGGACTGAGAGAGCTCGTCCTTAGGAGAGGCTTCTGGCCGCCGGGCAGTGGACTCGATTGTGATAAAAGTTGGCGACGGTGGACGTGTTTTCAAGGACGGAGGAGGGACCTTGCAGTCCTCTAGTCGGATTTCCTGATGGGTTTTCACGTGTTGGCGAGCGGCCGCTTCGTGCTGAGCGGCTCCCCGGCGGGGCTCTGTCTTTGCTACGATTGTATTTTCTCGCCGTTCACGAACGTTCGACCGTTCAGATGACGTTTCATTAAGGCCCGTGGgtttatttctctgcttttctgcttGGGAGGACATCATGGCTGTCTGAATTATATTCTCACAGGACCCAAGCATCTCCTCTGCTTGCGTTTTAATATgcgttatttcttctttgattttttctgTGTTGTTCTCCATAGCAATGCACACACcatattgtcttttttcttcactTAATAGCCACCCCGGAATCATATTTAGCAGGGTCTGAAATGTGTTAAAGCCGTTGTTATCTGGCTCCACTTCAAACTGTTTTACCCTAGACAAAATCTGTTGTAGTTCTTCGCGTTTTCTCAAGAATTCCACTATATTTATAGCACACGTTCCATCATCCTGCTGGGATTCTTTCACGGAGGAAAACAGAGATTTGTTCTGTGTAATCTCTTGCTTTGAATCTTTAGTATTAGAAAAGACTTGTTTCTGTGGTATGCCCTTGACTCCCAGACATTTTTCTTCCTGCAGATTATTAGATGGCTGGGGCAATGTTTTATGTTCAGCTTGACTTCCAGAAGTCTGTATTTGCATTTGCTGAAAATTCTGGGTCTGTGAATCAAGATGTACATCAGTAACCTTTTGCTTGACTACCTTCTGTGATGATTTATGCaaatgttcttgttttctttcaactATTAGTCTCTCTTCCTTTGGACCAATTGTTGATGGTTCCTGATTTGTTCTGCCACTTCCTGGAGGTTTCCCACTCTCAGATTTTCtaaattctctttgcttctcaGAAACTATATTGAGTTTCCTTTCATGGCTTTTCTCTGTGGGTTCCGTAGGTAGTTTTATTGttactcttttctccttcttaggTAATTGATAATATTTTTCAGCTGCAGATTGCTTGTTACTATAGTCAGCACTTGCTTCAGTTTTCTCGGTTTTTTGGTACTGGTCTTTGCTAATGGTTTGAACATCAACGTCGGATTGCTTTCTGTGGCTTTCATAGATGTGGTCTGCTAAATTTGATTTGTGATCTGCAGTAGGAAGCTTGATAGTTTTAACTTTGAAACTTGGGGAAACAGGTTTTCTTTGGGGCAAATGCAAGTCCTCCAGATATTTCTGTTGTGTTTCTTGTGCACTATACTCCTGGTGCTTCTGTTTAATTTCACAAGCTGATATAGATTGTAACGTGTCCCACGAGCTCTGTAAAACTTCCTTTTTCATGGTAGCTTTTTCTTCTGAGGCTGCTAGAACATGTTGGAGCCCCTCGGTGGTGACCGTCCCCGCTTGTGTTGTGGAAAGCTGGTTATCCATACACACTCCTCGGGCTTGAGAATGACTTTGGCAGTCTGGGTTAGGTTGAACCCCTGAATCCAGTCCAGGTAGGGGAGCCTCCTCATTTGTTTTTTGTAACAGTACTTCCTTTTGTAGCTCTGGCATATTTTGATTGGGGCTTTCTCTTTTGACTATGTTGTAGCAAGAACTCCCAAGTTTCTGTTTTTCAAGctcttctctttgttgtctgtaCTTTTCTTCAGCTATCATTAAAGGTGTCTTAAATTTTCTCATATACGGTTTTGGACTTTGTTGTCCTGAATCTGCTGAGAATGAATGAGATTTTATAAGAGGTGCCATTGTTTTTTCCTTGGGTAGTGAAGTTTCTGGAACTGTCTGTGAGAGAGACCTCCTAGTGtccataaataattttctttcatctaGACTTCTTCTAGACATGttcttcttcatctctgtctGTTCATAGCTAGTCGCCATTATTACTCTTTCCTGACCCTTTGAGGGAGTAATTTTACATTCCGTATCTGGCAGGGAAGTTTCCAACTCAACTTTTGGGGAACCGCGATTCTTTTTATCTTCTATCTGTTTGGGAAATTTGGGTTTAGGGAGTGTGGGAGGTGGTAAAAGTACTCCTGATTTTCCCATTAAGACTTTAGCCTGAGAATGAGTTTGCTGAGAACTCGAGGCTTCTTGAGAATATTGTATGAATGTTCCCCTGTGCTTTTCTTgaacagaggaggaaaggagatgCGCTGGTTTAAGAGATGGAgttggaggagggggaggtggtAGAAAGGCTGATAGACATTCTCTTTCAGATTTATCAACTTCTggtggtggaggaagagggaggcccGGGAAACTTTCAAATTCAGCCTTTATCATCTCTGGGGCATTTTTTTCAGACAACATCATtaaaggaggtggaggaggaagaggaaattcaATTTCAGATGACGCATtggaaggtggaggaggaggtggagatgGAGGTGGAAGAGAGCACTcactttcttttccattatttgCAGGGTTGCCGTTGATTGAATTAAAGGACATTTCCATTGCCATTTTTAAGTCTGTGGAAGTATTTGTCTTCATTAAAAAGTCCTGGCTCTTCAGATGAACATCAGCCTGCTTCTTGTCAGTTGCCTTAAATTTACTATGACTTTTGGGGGAGACTTTCACTTGTGTTACATCTGATACGTCTTGATCTGTAGGCAAAGTCGGTTGAGGgttcatgttctttttctttatatatttattagaacATTGTAGTTCTTGCTTTAACAAAGTTTGTGTCTGCAAGTCCTCAGAAGCTTTACAAGTTTCCCCGACTGTCATGTTGACCAGACCCTGGGTTGGGCTGGGCTTAAGGCTTTGTTTATCTGTTGGTATTTTAGTGGTTTTGGTATTTTTAGAACTCTTTACAGAGAAAGATTCAGTCCTCTGGTGGTCATTCCTCAGTTTGCAAGTTTGAGTCTGTTGCTTTTCCACTGTTTTATCGACAGATTGGATAGAGTTAAAGACAGCATTCTTCTGTTCTGTCACAGTCTCTGACTTCTTAGTTTTTAGATTTTCCTTAGCTGACACCGTTGAAGTCAATTGTCTGCTCACATGTTCATCACTAAGACGCTGCTCTGTTGTGGTATCAGTCCAGATGCCTATTTTGTCCCCTGATTCCAGCACATTGTTAATAGCTTTGTGGTGTGAATTAGATAGTTTTCTAAGGCTTTTCTCAAGAGCATCATTGTTCTGTTCACGATCTATGACAATCTTTACAGTGCCTTTGGGGGCTTTGGGGAGAGTAACTTcagttctttcttctattaaattCCCATGATAAGATTTGCCTGTAGTTTGATTAGGAACGTCTGCTCTCCCTTGCCACCTGGCTGCTGGCTCAAATGGTCCTGGTCTTGGCTGAAGAACACTTCTTGTGTCCCTCTGGACAGCCACCTGATGAATCTTTGTTTTCTGATCTTCTGAGGATCCTCCCATCACacctttcacattttcttttactaCAGCTCTTTTATCTACCTCTTTGAaagctctctctgcttctttcagATTCCTTAATGATATTTCAAGGTCATCTCGGATAAGCTCCTTTTTCAGGATTTCTGTTCTTGTGTTCGCGGTCTTTTCAAGGCATTCAATCGCTTTTTCAATGTCACCAGGGATGGCGTTGGGCTGTTTAGATTCTTTCCATTGGTGGTTTGATTCCTTAAGTGATTCGAGTGTGGTCAGCATGTCGCCTTTTataatttcttcagtttttgCCACTGTTTTCTGATTTGTGGCCTGGCTGAGGGAATTTAGAGTTGATTTCAAATCaccttttataatttcttctttggggGTCTTGCAACATGTTGTCTGAGGCTCTGTCATAAAAACCTTAACTGTATTCTGCACATCTCCTGGGATGACGTCAGTTTCACAAACAGTACGTTCAACATGAGACTGCCTTTTCTTTAGTAACAGTTTTGTACCCTCCACATCGCCACcaattatttcttcctctctttcttgtttCCTAGCTGTCAGTGTTTCATTTGACTCCATCTGGAGTTGTTTAAGATAATCCAAAGCTCCAATTTCTATGCATGTTGTGAAAAATTGAACATTTCCCCTCTCAGAGGCATCGATTTTAGCcctttcagatattttattgtttgatATGGAAGATAGCAAATTATGAATGGTACGTTTTATATCACCCCCTATTACTTCTTCACGCTCAACT
Above is a genomic segment from Mustela lutreola isolate mMusLut2 chromosome 3, mMusLut2.pri, whole genome shotgun sequence containing:
- the XIRP2 gene encoding xin actin-binding repeat-containing protein 2 isoform X1; its protein translation is MERYQAAVSRGDYRSFSANMMEESGMCTVPGGLARVKKQFEKDKFASSCNTLSQYQYQHHNRSEQEVIHSSQVDISRNSQETERNEQEVSKTHKSDVLGTEMASHLKKHTEEISQASQLHQYVQETVIDTPEDEEIPKVSTKFLKEHFEKSAQEKVLYSDKEMTPAKQSKIGSEYEETLKASSVVDTSSTSCMSTCQRKETSTTKHNDHSATSSTLVQVNATAMGKTEEFPPPPPDIFQTPIDMAAFSQSPEFPNPPRIPPVPKELYSKQRNLYELNRLYKHMHPELRKNLEKDYISEVSEIVSSQVNPGSSVSADVQQVRYVFENTNDTSQKALNSEREHLEWDEILKGEVQSMRWIFENQPLDSINNDSPDENNINKGIADQEIIAGGDVKYTTWMFETQPIDTLRDHSSGTEENAEKIPELARGDVRTARWMFETTPLDSMNKMHQEESGVTAVKDITGGDVKTVRYMFETQHLDQLGQLHSVDEVHLLQLRSELKEIKGNVRRSIKCFETQPLYVIRDGLGQMLEIKTVHREDVEKGDVRTARWMFETQPLDTINKDITEIKVVRGISMEENVKGGVSRAKWLFETQPLEKIKEESEEVIIEKETIIGTDVSRKCWMFETQPLDILKEVPDAGPLRSEEIIGGDVQTTKHLFETLPIEALKDSPDVGKLQKITASEEEKGDVRHQKWIFETQPLEDIRENKKEYIRTVKLEEVERGDVKNYTHIFESNNLIKFDASHKIEVEGVTRGAVELNKSLFETTPLYAIQDHLGKYHQVKTVQQEEILRGDVRSCRWLFETRPIDQFDESIHKFQIIRGISAQEIQTGNVKSAKWLFETQPLDSIKYFSNVEEGESKTEQATDIIKGDVKTCRWLFETQPMESLYEKVSLMTGSEEIHKGDVKACTWLFETKPLDTIKDDSEATVKLQTVKQEEIQGGDVRTACFLFETENLDSIQGEEGKEIKAVEMDIQAGDVSSMRHKFENQSLDSISSSSEEVLKKIKALKTEDIQKGNVLNCRWLFENQPIDMIKESQEGDELVKTVTDVQGGDVRKGCFIFETFSLDEIKEESDCLRTKKTITEEVMKGDVKSYRMLFETQPLYAIQDREGYYHEVTTVKKEEVIHGDVRGTRWLFETKPLDSINQSETVYVIKSVTQEDIQKGDVSSVRYKFETQPLDQISEESHDAMSTVDHIQGGDVKTSKQFFESENCGKNTYIRTVSVNEIQKGNVKTSTWLFETHTLDELRGEGSEFEHIKTVIQEDTQKGDVKQAVWLFENQTLDSIKEADENTTKIIKEEIPPSDVKTTTWLFETTPLHEFNESRVEKVEIIGKSIKETLEELYSQKVIAAPGIIIEADEVGDVRMAKYKLMNQASPEIQKEDIIRVDLRNIMVNLLSKRDCTKKEIWVSEEEKGNVNLTKTQLLNRSTEFHAEKEEIVSGDVQQAIKNLFSEERSIKKGILIQEDERGDINMTIYCLLHENAGDKVEREEVIGGDIKRTIHNLLSSISNNKISERAKIDASERGNVQFFTTCIEIGALDYLKQLQMESNETLTARKQEREEEIIGGDVEGTKLLLKKRQSHVERTVCETDVIPGDVQNTVKVFMTEPQTTCCKTPKEEIIKGDLKSTLNSLSQATNQKTVAKTEEIIKGDMLTTLESLKESNHQWKESKQPNAIPGDIEKAIECLEKTANTRTEILKKELIRDDLEISLRNLKEAERAFKEVDKRAVVKENVKGVMGGSSEDQKTKIHQVAVQRDTRSVLQPRPGPFEPAARWQGRADVPNQTTGKSYHGNLIEERTEVTLPKAPKGTVKIVIDREQNNDALEKSLRKLSNSHHKAINNVLESGDKIGIWTDTTTEQRLSDEHVSRQLTSTVSAKENLKTKKSETVTEQKNAVFNSIQSVDKTVEKQQTQTCKLRNDHQRTESFSVKSSKNTKTTKIPTDKQSLKPSPTQGLVNMTVGETCKASEDLQTQTLLKQELQCSNKYIKKKNMNPQPTLPTDQDVSDVTQVKVSPKSHSKFKATDKKQADVHLKSQDFLMKTNTSTDLKMAMEMSFNSINGNPANNGKESECSLPPPSPPPPPPSNASSEIEFPLPPPPPLMMLSEKNAPEMIKAEFESFPGLPLPPPPEVDKSERECLSAFLPPPPPPTPSLKPAHLLSSSVQEKHRGTFIQYSQEASSSQQTHSQAKVLMGKSGVLLPPPTLPKPKFPKQIEDKKNRGSPKVELETSLPDTECKITPSKGQERVIMATSYEQTEMKKNMSRRSLDERKLFMDTRRSLSQTVPETSLPKEKTMAPLIKSHSFSADSGQQSPKPYMRKFKTPLMIAEEKYRQQREELEKQKLGSSCYNIVKRESPNQNMPELQKEVLLQKTNEEAPLPGLDSGVQPNPDCQSHSQARGVCMDNQLSTTQAGTVTTEGLQHVLAASEEKATMKKEVLQSSWDTLQSISACEIKQKHQEYSAQETQQKYLEDLHLPQRKPVSPSFKVKTIKLPTADHKSNLADHIYESHRKQSDVDVQTISKDQYQKTEKTEASADYSNKQSAAEKYYQLPKKEKRVTIKLPTEPTEKSHERKLNIVSEKQREFRKSESGKPPGSGRTNQEPSTIGPKEERLIVERKQEHLHKSSQKVVKQKVTDVHLDSQTQNFQQMQIQTSGSQAEHKTLPQPSNNLQEEKCLGVKGIPQKQVFSNTKDSKQEITQNKSLFSSVKESQQDDGTCAINIVEFLRKREELQQILSRVKQFEVEPDNNGFNTFQTLLNMIPGWLLSEEKRQYGVCIAMENNTEKIKEEITHIKTQAEEMLGSCENIIQTAMMSSQAEKQRNKPTGLNETSSERSNVRERRENTIVAKTEPRRGAAQHEAAARQHVKTHQEIRLEDCKVPPPSLKTRPPSPTFITIESTARRPEASPKDELSQSPRKDGFVPASPRSPAPQTSGAGPAKASPSPPRSRSEQLVRLKDTTAKLARGAAPCPSGTPVPLVERRSEIITSPATLRRQIKIDTRGRDSPPTITIPISVNPVDGGSFRGSREAQEEIRQVEKMATYVHHDAGSSAPRRLPDAESFDSVEIVRTVQGPRRAEHAQRLDAASRAVGLADSFLSDREKEIDRWFREFEAGPVFEAKSTRRVYTNGEADHSIKQESRSFCKEEYGSTSVENSSFTGFSCNRAGELQESIPVRHPSVRSETRSVSECFSGVDAFEDRVVGSTMTTVSSSHGSEAGKSGFDFKHAPPTYEDVIAGHSLDISDSPKELRRNFQKAWQESESVFQSLGFETSDASATEMRTTFQEESAFISEAATPRQGNMYTLSKDCLSNGVPSSRQAEFP